The following proteins are encoded in a genomic region of Diabrotica virgifera virgifera chromosome 1, PGI_DIABVI_V3a:
- the LOC114346534 gene encoding 39S ribosomal protein L21, mitochondrial encodes MALFLKRACSQVIRFSQLTNRNIVFKNIPAVSLVSSVHYSNKPTPYEVVNKDEEKSVTKEIISKVNNLVTNKSHGRLFAVVHVAGKQFKITDGDVIVIEGYWPPDVGDKITLDKVLLAGSADFTLIGRPIVEKGLVKVEATVIEKTLSHTKTHFRKKRRKQYMRIHFYRIPQTYLRINQISIEDEVNNPKEVRGLETAVF; translated from the coding sequence atggcTCTATTTTTGAAACGAGCCTGTTCTCAAGTTATTAGATTTTCACAGTTAACAAACAggaatatagtttttaaaaacatACCCGCCGTATCACTAGTTTCCTCCGTACATTATTCGAACAAACCAACTCCTTATGAAGTAGTAAACAAAGATGAGGAAAAAAGTGTTACAAAAGAAATcataagtaaagttaataatttaGTAACAAACAAATCTCACGGAAGGCTCTTTGCAGTAGTTCACGTAGCTGGCAAGCAGTTCAAGATAACGGATGGAGATGTTATAGTGATAGAAGGTTACTGGCCACCAGACGTTGGAGACAAAATAACTCTAGACAAGGTATTGTTAGCTGGATCTGCCGATTTTACCCTAATAGGAAGACCGATTGTAGAAAAAGGGTTAGTAAAAGTAGAAGCCACTGTTATAGAAAAAACTTTATCACACACTAAAACACATTTCCGAAAGAAGAGGAGGAAACAGTATATGAGAATTCACTTCTATAGAATTCCTCAGACCTATTTAAGAATTAATCAGATTAGTATTGAAGATGAAGTTAATAACCCAAAAGAAGTTAGAGGCTTAGAAACtgctgtattttaa